Below is a window of Sporosarcina ureae DNA.
TGAAGACAATAAAAAGTTCTCAACTCGACAAGTAGTCGGTTTGAGAACTTTTTTTAATTTAGTAATTGAACTAAAGTAGTGAAGGGATACTCAGTTGATTGTAGTGGAAGCCGTGCCCGCGGAACGCGTCCGTCTGGAACGGAAATCAACGGTTTTTAGGTTACTGAACCGTATACCCACCATCCAGCACAACAGCCTGCCCAGTAATCCCTTTCGCACTCTCACCCGAAAGATACAACGCTAAATCCGCCACTTCCTTCACATCCAACAAACGCTTCTGCGGCACCAAAGGATAAATAACATCCTCCAAAACAGATTCCAACGGCACACCACGAACTTCAGCTAAGTCCTCAAACTGATTGCGCACAAGCGGAGTGTCCACATAACCAGGACAGATCGCGTTCACTGTAATACCGTCAGCTGCCGTCTCCAGCGCAGCGACTTTCGTCAAACCAATCACACCATGCTTCGAAGAATTGTACGCCGCTTTACCCGCAAACCCAACCAATCCGTTGATCGATGCCATATTCAAAATCCGGCCGAATTGCTGTTTCTTCATATGCGGTAATACGAGCTTCGTTGCGATGAACGGAGCCGTTAGCATCACTCTCACCATCAACTCGAACTTTGCTGTTGGGAAATCTTCTAGATTCGAGACATGCTGCAGTCCTGCGTTGTTAATGAGAATATCAATTCTGCCAAATTGAGAAATCGCTTCATCAATGACTGCTTGAATATCTTCTTCTTTCGTAACGTCACATTTTAAGCCGATCGCGCTGCCACCTAACGTGACAGCCGCTTCTTTTACTTTTTCTTCATTCAAATCCGTCAACACGACGATTGCGCCCGCATCTGAGAAGGCTTTGGATACTTCGAAACCTATACCTTGCGCTGCGCCTGTGATGAGCAATACTTTATCTTTTACCATACTACTTTCCTCCTTGAACGATTAAATACCGAAACCTAGTGAGAATAGGACGATCGCGATGACGAC
It encodes the following:
- a CDS encoding 3-hydroxybutyrate dehydrogenase encodes the protein MVKDKVLLITGAAQGIGFEVSKAFSDAGAIVVLTDLNEEKVKEAAVTLGGSAIGLKCDVTKEEDIQAVIDEAISQFGRIDILINNAGLQHVSNLEDFPTAKFELMVRVMLTAPFIATKLVLPHMKKQQFGRILNMASINGLVGFAGKAAYNSSKHGVIGLTKVAALETAADGITVNAICPGYVDTPLVRNQFEDLAEVRGVPLESVLEDVIYPLVPQKRLLDVKEVADLALYLSGESAKGITGQAVVLDGGYTVQ